The following are encoded together in the Montipora foliosa isolate CH-2021 chromosome 12, ASM3666993v2, whole genome shotgun sequence genome:
- the LOC137980851 gene encoding uncharacterized protein, with translation MDADLLCNILETRSNLQRSNHQTAKNNLSHNEYKALTELVNNTEIILKKADKGTTTVIMNKCDKIQEAQTHLNNREHYKPLKNAMAEETLQRVNELVTRLHQNNYIDDMTKKWFSQTRNPPRIPIFYTLTKIHKQNPVGRPIISGCEGPTERPSSFVDQLLQPIAQSQKSYLKDTTHFITFIEKTKVPQNTILVSMDVTSLYTNIPQEEGITTLCKAYEKFHNYNPPIPSHNRKEMLCLILKENSFQFIGKNYLQTHGTAMGTKMAVAFANIFMAEIETKLINQSNTNPIKWKCYIDDIFSLWDSNIKEINLFIKQANNFHPTIKFTAEISEIEISRHNHI, from the coding sequence ATGGATGCTGATTTGTTATGCAACATCTTGGAGACAAGATCCAACTTGCAGAGATCAAACCATCAAACAGCTAAAAACAATCTGTCACACAACGAATACAAAGCCCTTACAGAGCTTGTTAACAACACTGAGATCATTCTCAAAAAGGCAGATAAAGGAACAACAACTGTCATAATGAACAAGTGTGATAAAATACAAGAAGCTCAAACTCATCTCAACAATAGAGAACATTATAAACCTCTCAAAAACGCCATGGCGGAAGAAAcattacaaagagttaatgagCTTGTCACACGTCTTCACCAAAACAACTATATTgatgacatgactaaaaaatggttTTCTCAAACACGCAATCCCCCTAGAATCCCAATATTCTATACGCTCACTAAAATCCACAAACAAAATCCGGTCGGTAGACCAATTATTTCGGGCTGCGAAGGCCCTACAGAAAGACCATCATCGTTTGTGGACCAATTACTACAGCCGATTGCGCAGTCACAGAAATCGTATCTTAAGGATACAACACACTTCATAACCTTTATAGAGAAGACAAAGGTCcctcaaaatactattttggTGTCTATGGATGTAACAAGCTTGTATACAAACATACCGCAAGAGGAGGGTATTACAACACTATGCAAAGCATACGAAAAATTTCACAACTACAACCCTCCCATCCCATCCCACAATCGCAAAGAAATGCTTTGCCTTATCCTTAAAGAGAATTCATTCCAATTTATTGgaaaaaattacctccagacCCATGGAACTGCAATGGGTACGAAAATGGCAGTTGCATTTGCCAACATCTTCATGGCGGAAATAGAAACAAAATTGATAAACCAAAGCAACACAAACCCAATAAAGTGGAAATGTtacattgacgacattttcTCATTATGGGATTCCAACATAAAGGAAATAAACCTGTTCATAAAACAAGCTAACAACTTCCACCCTACAATCAAATTCACGGCTGAAATCTCAGAGATAGAAATTTCTCGACACAATCATATCTAA